AGGCCGTTCGCGTCGGCCGGTATCCGGATCAGCGCGTCGGCGCGCACGAGCGTGAAGATGAGATTGGATGCGCCGAATATGGGCTCCGCCCACATGCAGCCGTCACGCTCAGTGAGGCGCGCGGGGATGAAATCCAGGCGGCCCGCCGTGGATGCCACGTTGCGCGCCAGCCGGGCACGCAGCGGTGACGCGGCGGTGTCGGGCGGGGCGCCTTGCAACCGGCGAATCGTGGGCGTGACCAGCAGGTCGAACACCACGAGCGCAGACACCGGATTGCCGGGAAGGCCGAACACCGGCGTGCCGTCGGCGAGGCCCACGATCGACGGCTTGCCGGGCTTGAGGGCCAAACCGTGCGCCAAGACGCCGGGCGAGCCCAGCGACCCGATCACGTCCGCCGTGTGATCGCGCGTGCTGACTGAGCTTCCGGCGCTGATGACGACGATGTCGCACTCGCCCAGCGCGTCACGCGCCGCAGACTCCAGCGCCGAGCGGGTATCGGGCACGATGCCGTAGGTTCGCGCCGCACCGCCCGCGCGCTCAACCTCCACGCTGAGCGTGGTCGAGTTCACGTCCCGAACTTCGCCCGGTTCCGGCGTCTGGTGAGGCGGCACGACCTCGTCGCCGGTCGCGATGAGCCCCACGACCGGAGCTTGGGCAATTGGGACCTGTGTCACGCCAAGCGCGGCGAGCCCGCCAAGATCCTGCGATCGAAATCGCGCGCCCTGGGGGATGACCACCGCGCCCTCGGCGACGTCGTCGCCGCGCCGAATCACCGCATCCCGGGCCGCGACCGAACGCAGGACTTCGATCATTCGGTCATCGATCCACTCGGTGTGTTCCACCATCACGACGGCGTCGCTGCCCGGCGGCAACATGCCGCCGGTGTGGATCACCATGGCCTCGCCGGGCGCAATGCCCTGCGTCGGCGGCGCGCCCATCGGCACCTCGCCGATCACGGCGAGGGCGGCGGGCAACGACTCGGTCGCGCCGAAGGTGTCCGACGCGCGCACGGCGAATCCGTCCATCAAGGATCGGTCGAAGGACGGACTCGACTCGGGCGCTCGCACCGGGCGCGCCGAAACCCGGCCGGCGGCGGCCGACAACGGCACGGTTTCCACGCGCGGCTCGGGCAAGCCGGCTTCGAGCAGCCGTTCCAACGCCGTTTCGGGCGAAACGACTTCGAAAAGCTCAGTTGCCATGCCCGCGACGCTCTTCAGATGACGGCGTGTGCTTGATTCTGTCGCGCGGGCGGCGCGGCGTCCACGCCGGCCGGCCCGATACACTTTGGCGCCGTTCAACCGTGTCAACGCCGATGTGCGACGCACCGCAGTCTCGCGACGATCCCCGAGCGGCAACATCGCTCAATCTGGGCAGCGTCGAGGTCGAGGTCTCCGTGTGGCGCGGTGGTTCCACATGGCGCGCCGCCGCGCAGGTTGGCCGGCGCGAGGTGATGGTCCTGAACGGCGCGAGCCGCGACGACGCCCTTGCCCGATTGCGCGAGAGCATGCTGGCCAATGCCGAGGTCGCGCGGGCCCTCGGGCTGGCGCCGGTGAGGCGGTGGTCGGCCAACCCTTACTGGAAAGGCCGGTAGGCGCGCCGGCGGTCGATCGAAATCCGGCGGCTCATTCTGTTGGGCTCGGAGACTCTGCGCTACAATTTGGCGCTAACGAAGCCAATCATCGGCTGACCCGCGCGCCGGGTCCCGCAATTCCCCGCGCGCCTTTCCCACACAGCTCACACATTCAGGAGGCTGCCGACTATGCCTGGCAATCCCAAAGAGCTCCGATTCAGCGCCGAGGCCCGCAGCGCCCTGCTGCAGGGCGTGGACGCGGTCGCCAACGCCGTGCGCGTGACCCTGGGTCCCCGGGGACGCAATGTGGCGCTGGGCCGCAATTTCGGGGCTCCCGTGGTCACCAACGACGGAGTGACGGTCGCCCGAGACATCGAGCTCGGAAGCAACTTCGCGAACATGGGCACCCAGCTCATCAAGGAAGCCGCCAGCAAGACCAACGACATCGCCGGCGACGGCACAACGACCGCCACGGTCTTGGCGCAGGCCATGATTCACGGCGGCTTGCGGGCGATCGCCGCCGATTTGAATCCGATGATCCTCAAGCGCGGGATTCAAAAGGCGCTGAAGGCGGCCGACGACGCGATCGGCGAGCAGTCGCGCGAGGTGGACGATCCGCGCCAGATGGAATGGGTCGCGACGATCTCTTCGGGCGATCCCGAGGTTGGTCGGATGATCGCCGAATCCCTTGACCGCGCGGGCAAGAACGGCGCGGTTTCGGTGGAAGAAGGCCGCACGAACGCGCTCGAGCTGGAGTTGGTGGACGGCATGCAGCTCGACCGCGGCTATATCTCGCCGTACCTGATCAGCAACACCGACCGCATGTCGGCGGAGCTGGAAGACGCCAGCATCTTCGTGACGGACTGGCAGCTCAAGAGCGCCCAGGACATGCTGCCGTTCCTGGAGCGCCTGGTGCAGGGCGGACACCGCAACGTGCTGGTCATTGCCGAGGATGTCGAAGGCGACATGCTGGCGACGCTGATCGTCAACAAGGCCCGCGGCCTTCTCAACTCGATCGCGATCAAGGCGCCGGCCTACGGCGATCGGCGGAAGGCGATCCTGGAGGACATCGCGATCTTGGTCGACGCCACGGTGGTGGCGCGCGATCTGGGCGAGGACCTGAAGGACACGCCGCTGTCCGTGCTTGGCAAGGCTCGCCGCGTCCTGGTGACCAAGGACGAGACCACCATCGTCGAGGGCGCCGGATCGACGCGCGACATCAACACCCGCATCGAGCAGATTCGCGCGGAGATGGACAACACCGATTCGGCCTACGACCGCGAGAAGCTCCAGGAGCGCGCGGCCAAGCTGGCCGGCGGCGTGGCGGTGCTGCGCGTGGGCGCCCCGACCGAGGTGGAGCTCAAGGAGAAGAAGCACCGCGTGGAAGACGCCCTGTCGGCGACCCAGGCCGCGGTGGATGAGGGCATCGTGCCCGGCGCGGGGACGGCGTACGTCCGCGCAATGGCCGCGGTCGACCAAGTGCACAAAGAGCTTTCCGGCGACGAGGCGATCGGCGCCCGGATCGTGCGCGACGCCTTGCCGGTGCCCCTACGGCAGATTGCCGTCAACGCCGGCGAGACGGGCGATGTCATCGTTCAGCGCGTCGCCGACGCCGAAGGCCCGATGGGCTACAACGGAGCGGACGGTCAGATCGCCGACCTCACCGAGGTTGGCGTGGTCGATCCGACGAAGGTGGTTCGGGCCGCGCTGCAGAACGCCGGCAGCGTGGCGATGATGATCCTCTCGACGGAGACGCTGATCGCGGACCTGCCGCCGAAGAAGAAGGCTTCGCCGATTCCGCCCGCGGGCGACCTCGGCATGATGTAGCCGAAGGGCTGCCTACACGACGCCCGGCGCCTTGTGCGCCGGGCGTCGTGCGTTAAGGCAGAGAGGCGGCGAAGGGATTGGGGCTGGAGTTTTTATACATGTTCGGGCATTTTCTTCGTGTGCGAAATATCTAGCAGCGGGGCACGCTGGGAACCGGAAAGGCGGGTCTGAGACCCGCCCCTACCCCGGACATTTGGCTTGCGGCCAGGTTCGTCCGGACTGGATTCCGGCTCCCCGCCTGCGCGGGGACAGGCTCCGCCGGAATGACGGAGGGGTGGCGCAAACGTCTCCTTGCCGGGGGAAGGGGTTGGACCCTCATCCCGACCTTCCCCCTCGAAGGGGGAAAGAGTCGAATTGGAGGCGTCGTCTAGGCCAGGAAGTCCTTGAGGCGGCGGGCGAGGCGGGGATGGCGGAGCTTGCGGAGCGCCTGTGACTCGATCTGGCGGATGCGTTCGCGCGTCAAGCCGAACTCCTGGCCGACCTGATCCAGCGTGCGCGGCGTGTCGTCGTCAAGGCCGTAGCGCAGCCGCAGGATCTTCTGCTCGCGCGGATCCAGCATCTCCATCACGTTGTCGAGCTGCTCGGTGAGCAGCTGCCGCGTGGCGGCCTCCATGGGCTCCACTGCGTCGTCGTCGGGGATGAGGTGACCAATTTCGGTGTCGCCGTCCTCGCCGATGGGAGTTTCCAGCGAAATGGGCAGCCTGGCCGCCTGCTTGAGCTCGCCGATCTGGTCCTCCGACATCTCCATCTCACCGGCAATCTCGTCGTCGGTCGGCTCGCGTCCAAGCCGAAGCTGGAGGTCGCGCTGCACGCGGTAGGACTTGGTGAGCTTTTCGTGCACGTGGACGGGCAGGCGGATGGTTCGGCTCTGCTCGGCGATGGCGCGCGTGACGGCCTGCCGAATCCACCATGTGGCGTAGGTGCTGAACTTGTAGCCGCGGCGCCAGTCGAACTTCTCGGCCGCACGCATGAGCCCGGCGTTGCCTTCCTGGATGAGGTCCAGCAAAGGGATGCCGTGCCCGGTGTACTTCTTGGCCACGCTCACGACCAGGCGGAGATTGGCCGTGATCAGGTGCTCGCGGGCGCTTTCGTCGCCGCGCTCGATCCGCTGCGCGAGGTCCACCTCTTCCTTGGCGGTGAGCAGCAGGATGCGGCCAATCTCGTTGAGATAGCTGCGAACGGTGTCCTGGCTGGCCGACTCGAGTTCGAACTGCTCTTCGCGCTGACTGCGGGCCGTGGTGATGGGCGCGGGCTCTTCGGTGCGTTCCTCGGGCCGCTCGTCGCGCAGCTCGATTTCTTCCTCGGCGAGCCGATCGCGGAACCACTGCACGATGTCGTCGGGGATCTGCGTGGTGTCCGGCAGCACCCGGTTGATGGCGTCGCGATAGATGAATCCAGGCTCGGCGCCGAGCGCCACCAGCTCGGCCAACCCGTTTTCAAGAGTCTCTTCGTCAAGGACTAGGGCAACTTCAAGCGTCAACGACAGCCCACCTTTGTGTGCATCAGTGTCTCGATCCCCAACCCTGCGCCAATGGCTCCAGTCCGAGGCCGACGCACGGCGCCAGCACCCGGCAATCGCGGAAGCTGCATCTGCCGATCCGGAGCAGAGGGGTCAGTTTAGACTTCGGGCGATCGCCCGCGAGGTCCGGTCGAGGCGTGGACGCAGCAACTCCATCCAGCGCAGGGATACCAATCTCCACGTAATTGTATACGCCCGCTCGCGGCCGGCGTAAGCGAGATTCGGAGGAATTTCATTTTCGTTGCACGGCGCGGGAGCGCGCTCCTATGCTTGACGGTCGGCAAGCGGTTGCCGACCAACTTCCGAGGCTTCACATCCCGATACCCGTGCGTCGCGCCATTTTCCCGCTGCTGCTGGTCGCGTCGTTCCTTCTCGCGGCCTGTGGCGAGGGGCTGGCGTATGTAGTGGCCGAGAATCCGCCGCCCGACTTCCTGACCACGCCGGCCACGAACTGCCTCGCGCCGTCATGCGAGGTGATCGACGTGATCATGTCGGACTTCAAGATCGTGCCGTCGAGCATGACCACAAGCGCCTCGCGGGTTCGCTTCCGCATCACGAACGAGGGCACCTTCACCCACTCGCTCGAGCTTGCCGTGGATCGCGATCCCGTCACGTCGCCGAATATCGGACCGGGACAGACGGGGTATCTGGACGTCGACGTCCGTCCGGGGACGCGTACGCTGACGTGTCCGATCGAGGGACACGCGGTGCGGGGTCAGCGGGCGACGCTCGAAGTGAGCGGCGGGTAAGCCCGAAGATTAGACGCTCGGGCGCCCACAAAGGGCGCCCCTACGGGGGCGGCGGATTCCGCAATGCGGGAGGATCGCTGAATCCAACGCCCGAGCCGCGGAAGCCCTTACCCTAACCCTCGCCCTCAAGGAGAGGAAACAGGACGTGCCCTCTAGTGCGGCGGGCGGGGTGACGCGGGATGGGCGTCGGGCCGTTGGTTGAGCCAGCGGATGAACTTGACGCTGAGGATGGTCCAGAGCACGAGGGTTCCGCCGAGCTTCATGATGAGACCGCCGATGCGCTGGTCGACGAGCGCCTCCGCTCCACGGGCAAGCTCGTAGGTCGGATACAGCGGGTCGTTGGCGAAGACGAAAATGGCGCTGAAGAATCCGGACGGGATGGACAGCAGCAGCAGGTAGAGCATCTGCATGGGCGGCACGGCCGCGGGCACCGCGCGCACCCGGCTGAGGACCGGCCACCACATCACGAGGCCGCCGACGATCATGGTGAGGTGCTCGAAGTCGTGGGCGATGCGGTCCTGCAGCGCCAGCTCGTAGAGCGGCGGCATGTGCCAGATCCAGAAGGCGGTAGTGCTGAGCCCCAGCGCCACGGGCAAGCGCGTCGCCTGTTGCGCGACGAATCGCACCACGCGCACCCGAAAGATCGGCGCCAGCAGCCAGTCGGGCAGTCCAATGAGCAGCAGGGGCGTCGCCGCGAACACCAGCAGGCTGTGCTGCCACATGTGGACGCTGAAGTGCGTTGCCGCGAGCGTGTCGAACGGCGGGTGCAGCGTCACGAACAGCGTGACGGCGGCGGTGACGAACGCGGCGATCCTGGGCCATGCGACCGGTTCCACACGGTCCGGGTTGAGAGGGCTCACGGCGTAGAGATAGCCGCCGGTGAGCACCAGCAGCCCCAGCGTGATCTCCGGGATCAGATAGAAGGTCATCACCGAAGTCTACGCAGGGCGGGGCGGGGATTCAGCCGACCGCGCCCAGACGGCGGATTCCCCTCACCCTCACCCTCTCCCTTAGGCGGAGGGAACCCGATATGCCTTCTAGGCAATCAGGCCGGTGAGCGTCCAGAAGAGGAACAGAATGATCACGATGGTGGTCGCGATCATGAACGGGAACATGAAGAGCGCGGTGAACAGGCGGTCGTCTTCCCGCAGGTGCATGTAGTACATGACCACGCCGGCGCCCTTGAGGAACGACAGGATGAGCAGCGACGTCGTCGTCCACACGGTGCCCAGCGCGTTACGGATGGCGTCGATGCTGGGAATCATGATCTCGACGATGGTGACGACCGTGAGAATGACCCCCACCACCACGTAGTGGGCGTAGCCGTGGCGCTCGTCGTGCTCCTCGGCGGCGTGGCCCTCGGGGGGATGCTCGGCTGACATCAGTGCGTCACTCGGTCTAGATCAGGTAGATGAGGGTGAAGATGGCCACCCAGACGAGGTCCACGAAGTGCCAGTACAGGCCGACCATTTCGACACCCCAAGTGTCGGCGGTCTGATACCGGCCGCGATAGGAGTAGTACACCACGGCGAGCAGCCACAAAATTCCAATGGCGACGTGCGCGCCGTGGAAGCCGACCAGCATGTAAAAGGACGCGCCGAAGAGATTGGTGGACGGTGTCAGCCCCTCGCGGACGAACGCCGTGAACTCGTAGACCTGGCCGCCGAGAAAGATGGCCCCGAGTGCGACCACCGCCATCAGCCAAAAGCGGCCCCAATTCAGGCTGCGATTTCGGAACGCGGCCAGCGCGAGCACCATCGCCAGACTGCTGGTGAGCAGCACGAAGGTGGTGAACGACGTGAGCACGAGGTCGAGCATTCCCTGGCCGGCCTCGAACGTGTGGTCGCCGTGCCCAAGCATGACCCCGAGGGTGTTGTGCTTGTTGATCAGCATGACCAGGATCAGGCTGCCGAAGAACATGGTCTCCGAGCCCAGGAAGGCCCACATGGCGACCTTGCGGCTGTCGAGGCCGGTGGAGGTGGGGTGCTCCTCGTGTGCGTGAGCGTCGATGGTCATCCGGGCGGTTCCTCGATCCAGCCGATCAGGGAGATGCCAAAGATCAATGCGCCGACCAAGATGAACACCTGGTGGAAGATCAGCCCACAGGCCGCGAGGACCATGCCGGCGGCCACCAGAATGGGCCAGTACGACGGATTTGGCATGTGGATATGCGGTTCATCGTCCTCGTGCGCCGTCTCGGCGGCCGGAGGCTCCGCCACGGCGGCTCCAGTGTGGCCGCCACCGTGCTTCTCCTTCCACACGGGGTAGCGGTCGTCGACCACGGGCACTTCGGCGAAGTTGTAGACCGGCGGCGGCGACGACATGGCCCATTCCAGAGTGCCGCCGTCCCACGGGTCCGGTCCGGCGTCACGTCCGCTGCGCAGGGAGCGGATGGCGTTGATGGCGAAGATGAGCATCGAGAGCCCGATGGTCCACGCGCCCACGGTCGACATCAAATTCCACAGATCCCAGCCCATGTCGGCGCCGTAGGTGTGGATCCGCCGGGGCATGCCGTCGATGCCCAACTGGTGCTGCGGTCCGAACGCGAGGTTGAAGCCGATCATCATGAGCCAGAAGTGGACCTTGCCCCAGCCTTCATTGAGCATTCGGCCGGTCATCTTGGGGAACCAGAAGTAGATGCCGGCGAAGAGCCCGAAGATCGTGCCGCCGAACAGCACGTAGTGCAGGTGAGCCACCACGTAATAGGTGTCTTGCACCTGGGTGTCCACCGGCGGCGAGCCGAGGCTGACGCCGGTAAGACCGCCAAGGATGAACATGGCGATGAAGCCGATGGCGAACAGCATCGGCGTGCGCAAGCTAATCGAGCCGCCCCAGAGCGTGGCGATCCAGTTGAAGATCTTGACGCCGGTCGGGACGGCCACGGCCATCGTGGATATCGCGAAGGCGGTGTCGGCCACCGGACCCAGGCCGACGGTAAACATATGGTGCGTCCAGACGCCAAATCCGACCAGCGCGATCGCCGCGCCTGAGTAGGCCACCACCGCGTAGCCGAACAGCGGCTTGCGAGAGAAGGTGGGCAGGACGTCAGACACGATGCCCATCGCGGGCAGGATCAGGATGTAGACCTCGGGGTGGCCGAACACCCAGAACAGATGCTGCCACAGGACCGGGTCGCCGCCGCCCTGGTAGAGGAAGAAGCTGGTCCCGAGGTAGCGGTCGAAGAGCAGCAGCACGAGTCCGATGGTGATCACGGGGAAGGCGAAGATGATCAGGAACCCGGTGATCAGCGTCATCCAGACGAACATTGGCATGCGGTTGAACGTCATGCCGGGCGCCCGCATGTTGATGATCGTGACGATGAAGTTGATGGAGGCCAGGATCGACGAGACGCCGAGGATCTGGAGCCCAAATGCCCAGAAGTCGACGGCGTGCGTGTCGGCAAACTCCATGGCGGTCAGCGGCGCGTAGCCAAACCAGCCCATGGCCGGAGCGCCGCCGGCGATGAAGCTGATATTCAGGAAGATGCCGCCGAAGAGATAGACCCAATAGCTGAGCGCGTTCAGCCGCGGAAAGGCCACATCGCGCGCGCCGATCATGAGCGGCACCAGGAGGTTGAAGAACGCCGCCGACAGGGGCATCAGCGCCAGGAACACCATGGTCGTGCCGTGCATGGTGAAGAGCTCGGCGAAGCGATCGGGATGGACGAGATCGAGCTCGGGACGCGAAAGCTGCAACCGTATGAGGAGCGCCTCAAGGCCGCCGAGCGCAAAGAACGCCAGCGAGGTGACGAAATAGAGCACGGCGATGCGCTTGTGGTCGACCGTGGTGATCCAACTCCACGCCGTCCCGGCGTAGGTGTTGGGCCGAACGCTGACCGTGGTGGTGGCCATCAGAAACTGCTCCGCGGAGGCGCCGCCGCGACTCGGCCGCACCGTATCACTTGAGACCCATCAGATATTCGGTGAGCGCGTCGATTTCGTCCTCGGTGAGCTCACGCGGCAAGATCATCAGATTGCCGGGCTTCATGCCCGTGGGATCGCGGAGCCAGTGCTCCAGGTCCGTCCGTGACATTCCCATCGTGTTGGCCGCAATGTGGGCGCGGCTCCCGACGTGGGTCAGATCCGGCCCGATGGTGCCGATGTCGGTGACGCCGCGAATCGTGTGGCACAGGGCGCAGCCGGCCGGTGTGAGGAGGGCTTCGCCGGCCTGCGCCAACTCGGTGGTCGGCGGCACGCGGTCGGTCAACTGATGGGCCGCCCAGGCGTCGAACTCTTCAGGCTCCTCCACGACAACCGTGAAGCGCATGAGGGCGTGGGCGGTGCCGCAGAACTCGGCGCACTGGCCCGGGAAGGTACCGGTCTGCTCCGGGAAGATGCGGAACACGCTGGTGCGGCCCGGCACCATGTCCAACTTGCCGCGCAGGGCCGGCACCCAGAAGCTGTGCAGCACGTCCTCACTCTTGATGATGATCGCGGCCGGCCTGCCGACCGGGAGGTGCAGCTCGTTGGCGGTCACGACGCCCAGATCCGGATAGCGAAACTCGAACCACCACTGGTGGCCGATGGCCTCGACCCGAATGGCGTCGTCCTCCGGCTGCTGGGCATTGGCGAAGATCACGGGCACCGTCAGCGCCGCCAGGAGGACGACGAGAATGGTTGGGGCGATGGTCCACCCGATCTCGAGCTTGAGATTGCCGTGGGTCTGCGCCGGCAGGGTGTCGCCGCGCCGCCGGCGATAGCGAAAGATCGTGTAGAGCAAGGCGCCCTCGACGACGACGAAGACGGCCAATCCGGCCCAAAAGACGACCAGGAAGAGCCAATGCGAGGCGCGCGCGGCCTCGGTGGTGGGCTCGAGGATGGTCTGCGGCGTCACGCCGCACGCCGCCAACACGAGGGCGGCCAGCAGGAGGGCCGCGCCAAGGCCGGCCCGCCGAATGAGCCGCTGCGCCGCCCCGGTGGCGCTAGGCCTCAGGTGCGTGCCGTGCATCAGGGCGCGCATGAGGCGCACCGGTTGTCCAATGGCAGTTGTGCGTTAGATGAGTAGGCTGGTGGACGCGCCAGATTACCATGAGGCAGCGGGTGAATTGGTGGCGTGACCGACCGACCATCGCGGCGCCGGTGGACATGGCTGGGACCAGCGGATCCCGAGACGGCGCGGCGTCCGGTTCATCACCCACATTGACACTCCAAACGTCGTGAAGCGCCCGCGGTCGGCGGGCCGCGCCCCTTGCCTTCGTGCGGCCGGACGTTGCCCGATGGAACCTGGAAGCCGTCGACGCGCGACGGAGCGGTCAGGTGTGAATCGGCAGTGGCGCTGGGCTTCTTGACATCGAATTTCGCGCGGTGCTAGCGTGATTCGAGCCGCCCGCATACTTGACGGCGGGCGCCCCCGGCAACGAACCGGGCCCGCGACTTCACCGCGTTCGCAATGGTTCGTTGTGCGTTTTGGACCTCGTAGGTACCCCATGCGCAAGCCATATCGCCGGCCTATGCCACCGTCCCAGGATTCACGCGCGGCGTTGGGGAGGAGCTGATGATGATGGACTCCGGCGGCGGTCGCGGCGGGTCGAATCGGCGCTCCCGGCGTCCCGGACGAGGCCGTCGCGGCGGCGGACACGGCCGGCAGCGGACCTATGAGCTCCAGGAAGACCCCGGCATCGAGTGGGCCGAGCTCGAGGCGCGCTCGATGGACGAGCTTCAAGCCCTGGCGGCCGAACTGGGCATCCAGCCCAACGGCGAGGTCGACACGACCAAAGAGCTGCTGATCAATCTGATCGTCCAGGCGCGCAACGAGCGCGAGGGGTCCCTGTTCCTGGAAGGCGTGCTGGAGATCGTGGACGAGGGCTACGGATTCCTGCGGCGCGACGCGCACTGGATGCCGAGTCCCGAGGACGTGTATGTCTCGCAGTCGCAGATCCGCCGCTTCAGCCTGCGCACGGGCGACCTCGTCAGCGGCCAGGTCCGTCCGGCGCGCCAGAACGACCGCTATCACGGGCTGGTGCGCGTGGTGGCCGTCAACGGCCTCGACCCCGAGCGCGCCCGCAACCGCCTGCTGTTCGAGAAGCTGGTGCCCGTCTTTCCCAATGAGCAACTGCGCCTCGAATACAACAAGTCCGAGCTGACGTCTCGCGTCATCGACATCGTGTCCCCCATCGGACGCGGCCAGCGGGGCCTGGTGCTCTCACCGCCCAAGGCCGGCAAGACGGAGCTGATGAAGCGCATCGCCCGCTCGGTGCTGCACAACTACAGCGACGTGCGGGTGATCGTGGCGTTGATTGGCGAGCGCCCGGAGGAAGTCACCGACTGGGCACGCACCGTTGAGGGCGCCGAGGTGATCAGCTCGACGTTTGACGAGCAGCCGCAGAGCCATACCCGCGTCGCGGAGATGACGTCGGCAC
The genomic region above belongs to Chloroflexota bacterium and contains:
- a CDS encoding heme-copper oxidase subunit III; protein product: MTIDAHAHEEHPTSTGLDSRKVAMWAFLGSETMFFGSLILVMLINKHNTLGVMLGHGDHTFEAGQGMLDLVLTSFTTFVLLTSSLAMVLALAAFRNRSLNWGRFWLMAVVALGAIFLGGQVYEFTAFVREGLTPSTNLFGASFYMLVGFHGAHVAIGILWLLAVVYYSYRGRYQTADTWGVEMVGLYWHFVDLVWVAIFTLIYLI
- a CDS encoding cytochrome C oxidase subunit IV family protein, which translates into the protein MSAEHPPEGHAAEEHDERHGYAHYVVVGVILTVVTIVEIMIPSIDAIRNALGTVWTTTSLLILSFLKGAGVVMYYMHLREDDRLFTALFMFPFMIATTIVIILFLFWTLTGLIA
- a CDS encoding cytochrome c oxidase assembly protein, with translation MTFYLIPEITLGLLVLTGGYLYAVSPLNPDRVEPVAWPRIAAFVTAAVTLFVTLHPPFDTLAATHFSVHMWQHSLLVFAATPLLLIGLPDWLLAPIFRVRVVRFVAQQATRLPVALGLSTTAFWIWHMPPLYELALQDRIAHDFEHLTMIVGGLVMWWPVLSRVRAVPAAVPPMQMLYLLLLSIPSGFFSAIFVFANDPLYPTYELARGAEALVDQRIGGLIMKLGGTLVLWTILSVKFIRWLNQRPDAHPASPRPPH
- a CDS encoding sigma-70 family RNA polymerase sigma factor; translation: MTTARSQREEQFELESASQDTVRSYLNEIGRILLLTAKEEVDLAQRIERGDESAREHLITANLRLVVSVAKKYTGHGIPLLDLIQEGNAGLMRAAEKFDWRRGYKFSTYATWWIRQAVTRAIAEQSRTIRLPVHVHEKLTKSYRVQRDLQLRLGREPTDDEIAGEMEMSEDQIGELKQAARLPISLETPIGEDGDTEIGHLIPDDDAVEPMEAATRQLLTEQLDNVMEMLDPREQKILRLRYGLDDDTPRTLDQVGQEFGLTRERIRQIESQALRKLRHPRLARRLKDFLA
- the coxB gene encoding cytochrome c oxidase subunit II, whose translation is MRALMHGTHLRPSATGAAQRLIRRAGLGAALLLAALVLAACGVTPQTILEPTTEAARASHWLFLVVFWAGLAVFVVVEGALLYTIFRYRRRRGDTLPAQTHGNLKLEIGWTIAPTILVVLLAALTVPVIFANAQQPEDDAIRVEAIGHQWWFEFRYPDLGVVTANELHLPVGRPAAIIIKSEDVLHSFWVPALRGKLDMVPGRTSVFRIFPEQTGTFPGQCAEFCGTAHALMRFTVVVEEPEEFDAWAAHQLTDRVPPTTELAQAGEALLTPAGCALCHTIRGVTDIGTIGPDLTHVGSRAHIAANTMGMSRTDLEHWLRDPTGMKPGNLMILPRELTEDEIDALTEYLMGLK
- the ctaD gene encoding cytochrome c oxidase subunit I, which translates into the protein MATTTVSVRPNTYAGTAWSWITTVDHKRIAVLYFVTSLAFFALGGLEALLIRLQLSRPELDLVHPDRFAELFTMHGTTMVFLALMPLSAAFFNLLVPLMIGARDVAFPRLNALSYWVYLFGGIFLNISFIAGGAPAMGWFGYAPLTAMEFADTHAVDFWAFGLQILGVSSILASINFIVTIINMRAPGMTFNRMPMFVWMTLITGFLIIFAFPVITIGLVLLLFDRYLGTSFFLYQGGGDPVLWQHLFWVFGHPEVYILILPAMGIVSDVLPTFSRKPLFGYAVVAYSGAAIALVGFGVWTHHMFTVGLGPVADTAFAISTMAVAVPTGVKIFNWIATLWGGSISLRTPMLFAIGFIAMFILGGLTGVSLGSPPVDTQVQDTYYVVAHLHYVLFGGTIFGLFAGIYFWFPKMTGRMLNEGWGKVHFWLMMIGFNLAFGPQHQLGIDGMPRRIHTYGADMGWDLWNLMSTVGAWTIGLSMLIFAINAIRSLRSGRDAGPDPWDGGTLEWAMSSPPPVYNFAEVPVVDDRYPVWKEKHGGGHTGAAVAEPPAAETAHEDDEPHIHMPNPSYWPILVAAGMVLAACGLIFHQVFILVGALIFGISLIGWIEEPPG
- a CDS encoding molybdopterin molybdotransferase MoeA, which codes for MATELFEVVSPETALERLLEAGLPEPRVETVPLSAAAGRVSARPVRAPESSPSFDRSLMDGFAVRASDTFGATESLPAALAVIGEVPMGAPPTQGIAPGEAMVIHTGGMLPPGSDAVVMVEHTEWIDDRMIEVLRSVAARDAVIRRGDDVAEGAVVIPQGARFRSQDLGGLAALGVTQVPIAQAPVVGLIATGDEVVPPHQTPEPGEVRDVNSTTLSVEVERAGGAARTYGIVPDTRSALESAARDALGECDIVVISAGSSVSTRDHTADVIGSLGSPGVLAHGLALKPGKPSIVGLADGTPVFGLPGNPVSALVVFDLLVTPTIRRLQGAPPDTAASPLRARLARNVASTAGRLDFIPARLTERDGCMWAEPIFGASNLIFTLVRADALIRIPADANGLQVGAFVDIRPLA
- the groL gene encoding chaperonin GroEL (60 kDa chaperone family; promotes refolding of misfolded polypeptides especially under stressful conditions; forms two stacked rings of heptamers to form a barrel-shaped 14mer; ends can be capped by GroES; misfolded proteins enter the barrel where they are refolded when GroES binds); translated protein: MPGNPKELRFSAEARSALLQGVDAVANAVRVTLGPRGRNVALGRNFGAPVVTNDGVTVARDIELGSNFANMGTQLIKEAASKTNDIAGDGTTTATVLAQAMIHGGLRAIAADLNPMILKRGIQKALKAADDAIGEQSREVDDPRQMEWVATISSGDPEVGRMIAESLDRAGKNGAVSVEEGRTNALELELVDGMQLDRGYISPYLISNTDRMSAELEDASIFVTDWQLKSAQDMLPFLERLVQGGHRNVLVIAEDVEGDMLATLIVNKARGLLNSIAIKAPAYGDRRKAILEDIAILVDATVVARDLGEDLKDTPLSVLGKARRVLVTKDETTIVEGAGSTRDINTRIEQIRAEMDNTDSAYDREKLQERAAKLAGGVAVLRVGAPTEVELKEKKHRVEDALSATQAAVDEGIVPGAGTAYVRAMAAVDQVHKELSGDEAIGARIVRDALPVPLRQIAVNAGETGDVIVQRVADAEGPMGYNGADGQIADLTEVGVVDPTKVVRAALQNAGSVAMMILSTETLIADLPPKKKASPIPPAGDLGMM